CGGCGGAACAACAGGAAAGTGTGTGACTTTATATTCATCGATCACCCTGACAACCTCGTCTATGTCAAATTTTCTCATCACAACGACAGTAGAACCCAAAGACAACAATCCCAGAGCAAATAGCGACAAGCCATACACATGGAACATTGGCAAAACAGCCAGATACACATTCCTCAAGCAAGAGCCTTCATATTGAGAAGCTTCAAACCTCACAAAAAGCTCAACCATAGCAATAAGATTTTTATGTGACAGAACAACCCCTTTGCTCACCCCAGTAGTCCCTGAAGAATACAATATGCCAGCAGCGTCATCCTGCTTGATAACAGGCCTCTGAGGCAAATCAAAGTCACAAGAAATCAAGTCACAAAAGCATGAAAAACAACCATATCTCAAACCCTTCTCGTTTTCTGGCACGGCAATAACAGAAATTCCCAATGGCTCTAGTTTCTTGAAATTTTCAGGCACGGTAAAAGCCACACTCACACCACACTCAGCAACCTGCCTGCGTATTTCATAGACACTACTAAGAGGGTTCAACGGTGTGACAATAGCTCCTAGATAGAGAACACCCAAGAACACAATGGGATAGTAAATGGAATTTGGAAGAAGAATCAGAACCACATCACCTTGAGAAACACCCATTTTGTGAAGACCAGAGGCAACGGATTTGACTAAAGGTAGCAACTTTGAGTAGGAAATGGAACACCCAGAGGAGAAATCAACGAGGGCCGAAACCCCATCATGGCGGTGGGAAAAAATGAAGGAGACAACGTCGAGAAAAGGGTCGCTGGGAAGGTCCACAGGGGCATGCTTGCTATGGTAAATGCCAGATTTTGGTGAAAACCATTGAGGGTGAGCGATTTGCATGCCGCAGTCTACGTTTGCAGCCATTGACAGCTATGTTTGAGTGAAGTGGAGTGTGGTATGAAGATGGCAGCAAAGGAACATGCAgatgatgataaaaaaatggaaCAATGGAATGAAAGAAGGAATCAATGaatgtaaaaaataagaaagaatgaTCGAATCTGGGGTTCCGGCGGGAACTACTCCACACTGAGTTTCATTGGCATTCTTTCACCACTACAAACAAacttcatttttattaataccATTTCTGAACAAAATACTTACCTAGGAACTTTAATCAATAAAATGTGTGAAACTACCACTAATGGCATCTACAATGTTGATTATCACTTAAATTAATCTGATTTTTTATACTTTCCATTATATCACGcttttttagatttttgttCAAATTTTAAGAGTTTTACAAAGCTCAAACCCTTCCTAATGTTTTATTTCcttattcataaaaatatatattttcaaaagagaaacttttttattctta
The sequence above is a segment of the Phaseolus vulgaris cultivar G19833 chromosome 2, P. vulgaris v2.0, whole genome shotgun sequence genome. Coding sequences within it:
- the LOC137811190 gene encoding 4-coumarate--CoA ligase-like 6, whose protein sequence is MAANVDCGMQIAHPQWFSPKSGIYHSKHAPVDLPSDPFLDVVSFIFSHRHDGVSALVDFSSGCSISYSKLLPLVKSVASGLHKMGVSQGDVVLILLPNSIYYPIVFLGVLYLGAIVTPLNPLSSVYEIRRQVAECGVSVAFTVPENFKKLEPLGISVIAVPENEKGLRYGCFSCFCDLISCDFDLPQRPVIKQDDAAGILYSSGTTGVSKGVVLSHKNLIAMVELFVRFEASQYEGSCLRNVYLAVLPMFHVYGLSLFALGLLSLGSTVVVMRKFDIDEVVRVIDEYKVTHFPVVPPMLTALIMRANGVNDSKLQSLIQVSSGAALLSSGVVNEFLRTFPNVDFIQGYGMTESTAVGTRGFNTEKFRNYSSIGLLAPNMEAKVVDWNTGAFLPPGSSGELWLRGSSVMTGYLNNEEATMSTIDRDGWLHTGDVVYFDDDGYVYIADRLKDIIKYKGFQIAPADLEAVLILHPEIVDVAVIGAMDEETGEMPVAFVVKKVGSVLSPKHVMDYVAEQVAPYKKIRKVFFTNHIPRSATGKILRKQLRNCLTSKL